From Pogona vitticeps strain Pit_001003342236 chromosome ZW-PAR, PviZW2.1, whole genome shotgun sequence, one genomic window encodes:
- the GLT6D1 gene encoding putative glycosyltransferase 6 domain-containing protein 1 isoform X3, with the protein MTLSRGKTTLLWIFFLVVLSLAVFAYLDRDRTLTWMYNARSLKIAQLKNQTYKWLAVPDWSGSRQKYANKEPKGLLMTDWFDPSGRTDYPTLTSWSAPIIWEGTFKKSVLDFHYKQRRITVGLTVFAIGKYLDKYLKNFLLSAETYFMAGHNVIFYIMVDDLSKLPQFKLGPLRTLKTFQVKRESRWQDISMMRMKVIADLIESHIRHEVDFLFCMDVDQLFHILPGPPRMMDA; encoded by the exons ATGACACTCTCCAGGGGGAAGACAACATTATTATGGATTTTCTTCCTTGTGGTCTTATCGCTGGCAGTTTTTGCATACCTGGACAg GGACAGAACGTTAACATGGATGTACAATGCTAG GAGCCTGAAGATTGCCCAGTTGAAAAACCAGACATATAAGTGGCTGGCTGTCCCCGATTGGTCTGGCTCAAG acaaaaatatgcaaataagGAACCCAAAGGGCTCTTGATGACAGACTGGTTTGACCCAAG TGGGCGAACGGATTACCCAACCCTGACGTCTTGGTCGGCTCCCATCATCTGGGAGGGAACTTTCAAGAAATCGGTCTTGGATTTCCACTATAAGCAGCGCCGAATCACCGTCGGTTTGACAGTTTTTGCCATCGGGAA GTACCTGGACAAATACTTGAAGAACTTCTTACTGTCTGCAGAAACCTACTTCATGGCCGGCCACAACGTGATCTTCTACATCATGGTGGATGACCTCTCGAAATTGCCACAGTTCAAGCTGGGCCCTTTGCGGACGCTGAAGACCTTCCAGGTCAAACGGGAGAGCCGGTGGCAAGACATCAGCATGATGCGGATGAAGGTGATTGCCGATCTGATTGAGAGCCACATCCGCCACGAGGTGGACTTCCTGTTCTGCATGGACGTGGACCAGCTCTTCCATA TTCTTCCAGGACCTCCGAGAATGATGGACGCTTGA
- the GLT6D1 gene encoding putative glycosyltransferase 6 domain-containing protein 1 isoform X2: MYNARSLKIAQLKNQTYKWLAVPDWSGSRQKYANKEPKGLLMTDWFDPSGRTDYPTLTSWSAPIIWEGTFKKSVLDFHYKQRRITVGLTVFAIGKYLDKYLKNFLLSAETYFMAGHNVIFYIMVDDLSKLPQFKLGPLRTLKTFQVKRESRWQDISMMRMKVIADLIESHIRHEVDFLFCMDVDQLFHSEYGVETLDESVAQLHAWFYKADRDSFTYERNPDSAAYIPYGEGDYYYHGAVFGGTPLHLLNLTRQCYETIKEDKERGLEAVWHDESHLNKYFLLHKPTKILSPEYCWDYKIGIPYDIQNIKLSWMPKEYEAVRNNS, translated from the exons ATGTACAATGCTAG GAGCCTGAAGATTGCCCAGTTGAAAAACCAGACATATAAGTGGCTGGCTGTCCCCGATTGGTCTGGCTCAAG acaaaaatatgcaaataagGAACCCAAAGGGCTCTTGATGACAGACTGGTTTGACCCAAG TGGGCGAACGGATTACCCAACCCTGACGTCTTGGTCGGCTCCCATCATCTGGGAGGGAACTTTCAAGAAATCGGTCTTGGATTTCCACTATAAGCAGCGCCGAATCACCGTCGGTTTGACAGTTTTTGCCATCGGGAA GTACCTGGACAAATACTTGAAGAACTTCTTACTGTCTGCAGAAACCTACTTCATGGCCGGCCACAACGTGATCTTCTACATCATGGTGGATGACCTCTCGAAATTGCCACAGTTCAAGCTGGGCCCTTTGCGGACGCTGAAGACCTTCCAGGTCAAACGGGAGAGCCGGTGGCAAGACATCAGCATGATGCGGATGAAGGTGATTGCCGATCTGATTGAGAGCCACATCCGCCACGAGGTGGACTTCCTGTTCTGCATGGACGTGGACCAGCTCTTCCATAGTGAGTATGGGGTGGAAACCCTGGACGAGTCTGTGGCTCAGCTCCATGCCTGGTTTTACAAGGCAGACCGAGATTCTTTCACTTATGAGAGGAACCCCGATTCGGCTGCATACATCCCTTATGGAGAGGGAGACTATTACTACCATGGGGCTGTGTTTGGGGGAACCCCGCTGCACCTCCTGAACCTCACCAGGCAATGCTATGAAACcataaaagaagacaaagagcGGGGTTTGGAGGCCGTGTGGCACGACGAAAGCCACTTGAACAAATATTTCCTCCTCCACAAACCAACCAAAATATTATCCCCCGAGTATTGTTGGGATTACAAAATCGGAATCCCCTACGACATCCAAAATATAAAGTTATCCTGGATGCCAAAAGAATACGAAGCGGTGAGAAATAATTCCTGA
- the GLT6D1 gene encoding putative glycosyltransferase 6 domain-containing protein 1 isoform X1: protein MTLSRGKTTLLWIFFLVVLSLAVFAYLDRDRTLTWMYNARSLKIAQLKNQTYKWLAVPDWSGSRQKYANKEPKGLLMTDWFDPSGRTDYPTLTSWSAPIIWEGTFKKSVLDFHYKQRRITVGLTVFAIGKYLDKYLKNFLLSAETYFMAGHNVIFYIMVDDLSKLPQFKLGPLRTLKTFQVKRESRWQDISMMRMKVIADLIESHIRHEVDFLFCMDVDQLFHSEYGVETLDESVAQLHAWFYKADRDSFTYERNPDSAAYIPYGEGDYYYHGAVFGGTPLHLLNLTRQCYETIKEDKERGLEAVWHDESHLNKYFLLHKPTKILSPEYCWDYKIGIPYDIQNIKLSWMPKEYEAVRNNS from the exons ATGACACTCTCCAGGGGGAAGACAACATTATTATGGATTTTCTTCCTTGTGGTCTTATCGCTGGCAGTTTTTGCATACCTGGACAg GGACAGAACGTTAACATGGATGTACAATGCTAG GAGCCTGAAGATTGCCCAGTTGAAAAACCAGACATATAAGTGGCTGGCTGTCCCCGATTGGTCTGGCTCAAG acaaaaatatgcaaataagGAACCCAAAGGGCTCTTGATGACAGACTGGTTTGACCCAAG TGGGCGAACGGATTACCCAACCCTGACGTCTTGGTCGGCTCCCATCATCTGGGAGGGAACTTTCAAGAAATCGGTCTTGGATTTCCACTATAAGCAGCGCCGAATCACCGTCGGTTTGACAGTTTTTGCCATCGGGAA GTACCTGGACAAATACTTGAAGAACTTCTTACTGTCTGCAGAAACCTACTTCATGGCCGGCCACAACGTGATCTTCTACATCATGGTGGATGACCTCTCGAAATTGCCACAGTTCAAGCTGGGCCCTTTGCGGACGCTGAAGACCTTCCAGGTCAAACGGGAGAGCCGGTGGCAAGACATCAGCATGATGCGGATGAAGGTGATTGCCGATCTGATTGAGAGCCACATCCGCCACGAGGTGGACTTCCTGTTCTGCATGGACGTGGACCAGCTCTTCCATAGTGAGTATGGGGTGGAAACCCTGGACGAGTCTGTGGCTCAGCTCCATGCCTGGTTTTACAAGGCAGACCGAGATTCTTTCACTTATGAGAGGAACCCCGATTCGGCTGCATACATCCCTTATGGAGAGGGAGACTATTACTACCATGGGGCTGTGTTTGGGGGAACCCCGCTGCACCTCCTGAACCTCACCAGGCAATGCTATGAAACcataaaagaagacaaagagcGGGGTTTGGAGGCCGTGTGGCACGACGAAAGCCACTTGAACAAATATTTCCTCCTCCACAAACCAACCAAAATATTATCCCCCGAGTATTGTTGGGATTACAAAATCGGAATCCCCTACGACATCCAAAATATAAAGTTATCCTGGATGCCAAAAGAATACGAAGCGGTGAGAAATAATTCCTGA